The following coding sequences lie in one Panicum virgatum strain AP13 chromosome 6N, P.virgatum_v5, whole genome shotgun sequence genomic window:
- the LOC120677516 gene encoding uncharacterized protein LOC120677516 isoform X2 — MEVTSVGSSQPHKLGPMDKWTKAIDPTATKSESLSQQKLNKELWKERLPEVHKYIARWAFNHASWWRLYGTETPALQKMATRILTLTSSSSGCERNWSGFDGVHTKKRNTLTTDRLNKLVFIQFNNRLINKRAKIKSKKITDVLLSSDPTEAQGFLQENGDDCALVQFRDEEDEEEMELMEGTGIPWSMLGDAVGAEEQLELRRSARV, encoded by the exons ATGGAAGTGACAAGTGTTGGAAGTTCGCAGCCTCACAAATTAGGCCCCATGGACAAATGGACAAAAGCTATTGATCCTACAGCAACCAAATCTGAATCTTTGTCTCAACAGAAGCTGAACAAGGAACTTTGGAAAGAAAGATTACCTGAGGTGCATAAATATATTGCAAGATGGGCCTTTAACCATG CATCATGGTGGCGGTTGTATGGAACTGAAACACCAGCTCTACAGAAGATGGCCACAAGGATCCTAACTTTGACATCAAGTTCTTCCGGTTGtgaaagaaattggagtgggTTTGATGGG GTACACACTAAGAAGAGAAATACGCTTACTACAGACCGCCTCAACAAGTTGGTCTTCATTCAATTCAACAACAGGCTGATTAATAAGAGAGCAAAGATCAAGTCCAAAAAAATTACTGATGTTCTCTTGTCTAGTGATCCAACTGAAGCTCAAGGTTTCCTCCAAGAGAATGGAGATGATTGTGCATTAGTGCAGTTTAGagatgaggaagatgaggaAGAGATGGAACTCATGGAAGGTACAGGGATACCTTGGTCTATGCTTGGAGATGCAGTGGGAGCAGAAGAACAACTAGAGCTGCGTAGAAGTGCAAGGGTGTGA
- the LOC120677492 gene encoding ribosome-recycling factor, chloroplastic-like has translation MALHAVSPAAASSPLRALSRRLAERPGCGCLPKQLVYSSKNFARLQAGQVDFVGRPLVLQHSDKRAVLTHATIEEIEAEKSVIEEQAKEKMEKAIETVQTNFNTVRTGRANPAMLDRIEVEYYGTPVNLKSIAQISTPDATSLLIQPYDKSSLKLIEKTIVAANLGVTPSNDGEVIRVTVPPLTSDRRKELAKTVAKLAEDGKVAIRNIRRDAIKAYDKLQKEKKLSEDNVKDLSADLQKVTDGYMKKIESIQKQKEEELMKI, from the exons GCTGTGGTTGTCTCCCAAAGCAATTGGTTTACTCCTCCAAGAACTTTGCAAGACTTCAGGCTGGACAAGTGGACTTTGTTGGCAGGCCTCTCGTTCTTCAGCACTCCGACAAGAG AGCAGTTTTGACGCATGCCACTATCGAAGAAATTGAAGCAGAAAAATCTGTCATTGAAGAGCAAGCT AAAGAAAAGATGGAGAAAGCAATCGAAACGGTCCAAACTAACTTCAACACTGTGAGGACAGGGCGTGCAAACCCGGCAATGCTGGACCGGATTGAG GTTGAGTACTATGGAACTCCAGTGAACTTGAAGAGCATTGCACAGATAAGCACTCCAGATGCAACTTCTCTTCTTATTCAGCCATATGACAAGTCAAG CCTCAAACTTATTGAGAAAACAATAGTTGCTGCAAATCTTGGTGTAACACCAAGCAATGATGGAGAAGTGATACGAGTAACTGTCCCACCACTGACATCAGATCGCAGAAAG GAATTAGCAAAAACTGTAGCTAAGTTAGCTGAAGATGGCAAG GTTGCTATAAGGAACATAAGAAGAGATGCAATCAAAGCTTATGATAAACTACAGAAG GAAAAAAAGCTTTCTGAAGATAACGTGAAAGATTTGTCAGCTGATCTACAA AAAGTCACAGATGGGTACATGAAAAAGATAGAATCCATCCAAAAGCAGAAGGAAgag gaaCTGATGAAAATTTAG
- the LOC120677516 gene encoding uncharacterized protein LOC120677516 isoform X1, giving the protein MEVTSVGSSQPHKLGPMDKWTKAIDPTATKSESLSQQKLNKELWKERLPEVHKYIARWAFNHAIPFNACDNDEFKQMCEAIGQFGPGIEPPTMFDLRGKLLEEEYARTKSLLQECEAEKMKNGCSIMTNAWSDKKRRSIMNVCTNCADGTSFISSKEMSDVSHTSEVIFELVDKAIEDIGPDDVVQVVTDNASNNMGAKKLLHEKRPHIFWTSCATHRINLMLQGIGNMPRYKKVIE; this is encoded by the exons ATGGAAGTGACAAGTGTTGGAAGTTCGCAGCCTCACAAATTAGGCCCCATGGACAAATGGACAAAAGCTATTGATCCTACAGCAACCAAATCTGAATCTTTGTCTCAACAGAAGCTGAACAAGGAACTTTGGAAAGAAAGATTACCTGAGGTGCATAAATATATTGCAAGATGGGCCTTTAACCATG CAATACCATTCAACGCATGTGACAACGATGAGTTCAAGCAAATGTGTGAAGCAATTGGACAATTTGGGCCCGGAATTGAACCTCCAACTATGTTTGACCTGCGAGGGAAATTGCTGGAAGAAGAATATGCAAGGACCAAGAGTTTGCTGCAAGAATGTGAAGCCGAGAAGATGAAGAATGGGTGCTCTATTATGACCAATGCTTGGTCAGATAAGAAGAGGAGAAGCATAATGAATGTGTGCACTAACTGTGCTGATGGAACCAGTTTTATTTCATCAAAAGAGATGTCAGATGTGTCACACACAAGTGAAGTCATCTTTGAACTAGTGGACAAAGCAATCGAAGATATTGGTCCGGATGATGTAGTGCAAGTTGTGACTGATAATGCTTCTAACAACATGGGAGCAAAGAAGCTACTACATGAGAAGAGACCACATATCTTTTGGACCTCTTGTGCAACTCACAGAATCAACTTGATGCTCCAAGGAATTGGGAACATGCCTCGGTACAAGAAGGTGATTGAATAA